The following coding sequences are from one Maniola hyperantus chromosome 7, iAphHyp1.2, whole genome shotgun sequence window:
- the LOC117983699 gene encoding uncharacterized protein has protein sequence MAGCYLICALFVCLNVFVLEGTHVKGLYCQDPDTRKLYPINSTWPSESFCGNYTCKLRQKNLTQTYYEPVTKTNITALKNETKENKTSTSDMEKRTSKQAFVMIKKIHTAKQPAFHKEAINRINAIKDEYKNEITDTDRYLTESEIKAITEILHTVKKSDLEAIVEIYNIAQDIYKELDNNIEEKVAKNHMTTTKTGDSIVKNKLKTNAKESVSYWYEPLHHFSAIVKPTDLEVEGTNPVPTARSYAHPGTYFKGPLTEKDFRTLPYYYPLSNFQRMSSYVHNKPQNLQSLHQGKPCNQKFNNVEPTWHNTHTTKVKRDPATPKTVQPMLLPYPFSYVHHDNFSTYPASFYNNYPWAQLNPYTGLQYYPQHYYGAYIAQVPNTAVIPNVKEAEQKWDVSNINSEEYISSTDKAEKVFAEHLPEWQTEELSAKVLNEVRANILDDSKLLKPLNIAKNIKLEKVGKVIKLDELTRTKRETNNIDNEDEESEIIQYEPYIEKTICESSTELGFFRMGNLTEPYPACCPQKIS, from the exons ATGGCGGGATGTTATTTAATCTGTGCATTATTTGTGTGTTTGAATGTTTTTGTACTTGAAGGAACACACGTTAAag GTCTATATTGTCAGGACCCAGACACTCGTAAACTTTACCCAATTAATTCAACGTGGCCCTCCGAAAGTTTTTGCGGCAATTACACTTGCAAACTTAGGCAGAAAAACCTTACTCAAACATATTACGAGCCTGTTACGAAGACAAATATTACAGCACTAAAGAATGAAACTAAGGAAAATAAAACTTCAACAAGTGATATGGAAAAAAGAACGAGTAAACAGGCTTTTGTGATGATTAAAAAAATCCACACTGCGAAGCAACCTGCGTTTCACAAAGAAGCTATCAATAGAATAAATGCTATAAAGGatgaatataaaaatgaaatcaCAGATACAGATCGATATCTAACAGAGTCCGAAATAAAAGCGATCACTGAAATACTTCACACAGTCAAGAAAAGTGACCTGGAAGCAATCGTTGAAATATACAACATCGCTCAAGATATTTACAAAGAATTAGATAACAATATAGAAGAAAAAGTAGCAAAAAATCATATGACTACAACAAAAACTGGCGATAGTATtgtgaaaaacaaattaaaaactaatgcAAAAGAGTCTGTTTCGTACTGGTATGAACCCTTGCATCACTTTAGTGCAATAGTCAAGCCTACTGATTTGGAAGTTGAAGGAACAAATCCTGTACCTACTGCTAGAAGTTATGCACACCCTGGTACGTACTTTAAAGGACCGTTAACGGAAAAAGATTTCAGGACGCTGCCTTATTATTATCCCCTATCAAATTTTCAAAGAATGTCATCATACGTACATAATAAACCGCAGAACCTACAAAGTTTACATCAAGGAAAGCCTTGCAACCAGAAATTTAATAACGTTGAACCGACTTGGCATAATACGCATACAACCAAAGTAAAAAGAGATCCAGCAACCCCTAAAACGGTGCAACCAATGCTCCTTCCTTACCCATTTTCCTATGTACATCATGATAACTTCAGTACATACCCTGCAAGCTTCTACAACAACTATCCATGGGCACAACTGAATCCTTACACTGGACTTCAATATTATCCTCAGCATTATTATGGTGCTTATATAGCTCAAGTCCCAAATACTGCTGTTATTCCTAATGTTAAAGAAGCAGAGCAGAAATGGGATGTTAGTAATATTAATAGTGAAGAATATATAAGCAGCACGGACAAGGCAGAAAAAGTTTTTGCAGAACATTTACCTGAATGGCAGACAGAAGAGCTATCGGCTAAAGTTTTAAACGAAGTAAGAGCAAATATTTTAGATGATTCAAAGTTACTGAAACCATTGAATAtagctaaaaatataaaactagaGAAGGTGgggaaagtaataaaattagatGAATTAACAAGAACTAAAAGAGAAACAAACAATATTGATAATGAAGATGAGGAATCCGAAATTATACAATACGAGCCATACATCGAAAAAACCAT